The following are from one region of the Fervidobacterium sp. genome:
- a CDS encoding M42 family metallopeptidase: MLKYLRDLTEIKGVSGYEEEVREYIKERIKEKVDEIHVDRMGNLIALKKGKGRGKKILLDAHMDEVGFMVTNINEDGTLSFAPVGGVDARVVIGKKVQVGKEIVGIIGYKAVHIQKDGLMNTPKYSELKIDIGAKSKQEAERIVKIGDMVAFTTQYEETEDFIIAKALDDRCGCSILMDIIEQDIQPQDDIYFAFTVQEETGLRGPAIIAEQLSVDIAIAVETTTSGDDPELEKQLWSTHLGDGPAITFMHSGYVVHQQIFEKLVEIAKEKDIPFQYKMRTVGGTNARRYALTGIASGVISVPARYIHSPLSMINRKDYENTIKLITNLVTEL, translated from the coding sequence CTGAAATATTTAAGAGACCTAACAGAAATAAAAGGTGTTTCCGGATACGAGGAAGAGGTTAGAGAATATATAAAAGAGCGTATAAAAGAAAAAGTTGATGAAATACACGTAGACAGAATGGGAAATCTAATAGCCCTGAAAAAAGGCAAAGGAAGAGGTAAGAAAATCCTTCTTGATGCCCATATGGATGAGGTTGGATTTATGGTAACTAATATAAACGAAGATGGAACATTATCTTTTGCACCAGTTGGGGGGGTAGATGCAAGAGTAGTGATAGGCAAGAAAGTACAAGTAGGTAAAGAAATCGTAGGTATCATAGGTTACAAGGCTGTTCACATTCAAAAAGATGGTTTGATGAATACACCAAAATACTCAGAATTAAAAATCGATATTGGTGCGAAGTCAAAACAGGAGGCAGAAAGAATAGTAAAAATAGGTGATATGGTGGCATTTACAACGCAGTACGAAGAAACAGAAGATTTCATAATCGCAAAAGCGCTTGACGACCGATGTGGATGTAGCATACTCATGGATATAATAGAACAAGATATCCAGCCACAGGACGATATTTACTTTGCATTTACCGTTCAAGAAGAAACAGGGCTAAGAGGCCCAGCGATAATTGCTGAACAATTAAGTGTGGACATAGCTATTGCAGTGGAAACAACAACAAGTGGGGATGATCCAGAACTTGAAAAACAATTGTGGTCAACACATCTTGGTGATGGTCCAGCGATAACATTTATGCACAGTGGTTATGTTGTTCATCAGCAAATATTTGAAAAACTTGTAGAAATTGCCAAGGAAAAAGACATACCATTTCAATACAAAATGAGGACAGTGGGAGGTACAAACGCAAGAAGATACGCACTTACAGGTATTGCCTCGGGAGTGATATCAGTACCAGCAAGATACATCCACAGTCCCTTGTCGATGATAAATAGAAAAGATTATGAAAATACGATAAAATTGATTACGAATTTGGTAACGGAATTGTGA